In Wolbachia endosymbiont of Spodoptera picta, a single window of DNA contains:
- a CDS encoding HesB/IscA family protein: protein MSTDYNISLTDNALRKIHSLVEQEGDESSILRVAVSGGGCSGFKYNFLMDQINKKMSLDDDFDDDEDEDFDDDEDSEDYRSHSSFSEKGKDIVINDENGNPVLMVDNCSAKFLNNSTIDYTEDLGGSGFQIKNALAKSRCGCGNSFSV from the coding sequence ATGTCAACAGATTACAATATTAGCTTAACTGACAATGCATTAAGGAAAATCCACTCCCTTGTAGAACAGGAAGGAGATGAGAGTTCTATTTTGCGGGTTGCAGTTTCAGGTGGTGGATGCTCTGGCTTCAAGTATAATTTTCTTATGGATCAAATAAATAAGAAGATGTCTTTGGATGACGATTTTGACGATGATGAAGACGAAGATTTTGACGATGACGAAGATAGCGAGGATTATAGAAGCCACTCCAGTTTTAGTGAAAAAGGTAAAGATATAGTAATTAATGATGAGAATGGAAACCCTGTATTAATGGTTGATAATTGTTCAGCGAAATTTTTAAATAACTCAACTATAGATTATACTGAAGATCTAGGTGGTTCTGGTTTTCAAATCAAGAATGCTCTCGCTAAGTCTCGATGTGGGTGTGGTAACAGTTTCTCGGTCTAA
- a CDS encoding deoxyguanosinetriphosphate triphosphohydrolase, whose protein sequence is MSNNNFLLSYACFPNKTKGRNFKEPEDKNRSCFQRDRDRIIHSNAFRKLGYKTQVFINYEHDYYRTRLTHSLEVAQIARSIARRLRLDEDITECIALAHDLGHPPFGHTGENALVQVDKEKYEFDHNVQAIRILTYLEQKHADFDGMNLSWEVIEGVAKHNGPLLGQNAESSTNNQLLLKYNEKYDLKLEEFSSIEAQVASIADDIAYSVHDLDDALRANLVITEDLLDVPLIGKMFKKVKSEYSELAQSKLIHESLSRTIGIMINDVVFQTERNIKDYKIKSVEDVRSLNNMLVTFSPEVANATKEMKKFNMEKIYRSYKLTRTMNKAKRIVQELFQCFYENPGLLPIEWNKLACESQRSVIICDYISGMTDRFAIHEHRRIFDTSYEMTSF, encoded by the coding sequence ATGTCAAACAATAATTTTCTATTAAGTTACGCGTGCTTTCCAAATAAAACAAAAGGAAGAAATTTCAAAGAGCCAGAAGACAAAAATCGCAGCTGTTTTCAGCGTGATAGGGACCGCATTATTCACTCTAATGCGTTTAGGAAACTAGGATACAAAACACAAGTTTTTATCAATTATGAGCATGATTACTATCGTACTCGGCTAACTCATAGCCTTGAAGTTGCACAAATTGCAAGATCCATCGCACGCAGGCTCAGATTAGATGAGGACATCACCGAATGCATAGCGCTTGCACATGACCTTGGTCATCCTCCATTTGGTCACACAGGTGAGAATGCTCTAGTTCAAGTTGATAAGGAGAAGTATGAGTTTGATCATAATGTTCAAGCTATAAGGATTTTAACTTATCTTGAACAAAAACATGCTGATTTTGATGGTATGAATCTAAGTTGGGAGGTGATTGAAGGGGTTGCAAAACATAACGGTCCCTTGCTTGGTCAAAACGCAGAGTCTTCTACAAATAATCAGCTATTATTAAAATATAATGAAAAATATGATCTAAAACTTGAGGAATTTTCAAGCATTGAAGCACAAGTTGCTTCAATTGCGGATGACATCGCTTACAGTGTGCATGATCTTGATGATGCACTCAGGGCAAATTTAGTAATAACCGAAGATTTGCTCGATGTTCCTTTAATTGGCAAAATGTTCAAAAAAGTAAAAAGCGAATATTCAGAATTGGCTCAAAGCAAACTCATACATGAATCACTGAGTAGAACTATAGGAATTATGATAAATGATGTCGTTTTTCAGACTGAAAGAAATATTAAAGACTACAAAATAAAAAGCGTAGAAGATGTAAGGAGCTTAAATAATATGCTAGTCACATTTTCACCAGAAGTTGCAAATGCCACAAAAGAGATGAAAAAATTCAACATGGAAAAAATATACAGAAGTTATAAACTGACCAGAACAATGAACAAAGCAAAACGTATAGTACAGGAGCTTTTTCAATGCTTTTATGAAAACCCAGGGTTATTACCTATAGAGTGGAACAAACTTGCTTGTGAATCTCAGCGTTCAGTAATAATATGTGATTATATCTCAGGTATGACAGATAGATTTGCCATACACGAGCACAGAAGAATTTTTGATACCTCATACGAAATGACTTCTTTCTAA
- a CDS encoding ABC transporter ATP-binding protein: MGGGVTLELASVSKSFKKSPAIVEDINLSLTRGQVVALIGSSGSGKTTILQIAGLLDKPTLGVVTIDGVNCTQASNKYKTHVRRNFLSFVYQFHYLLQELSVLENVMLPQLIARRSKAEAKKKSQAILEKFGLENKASSMVSEISGGERQRVAIARSIVNSPKLLLADEPTGNLDPTNSLNVFLLLHSYVKENNSSMLIVTHNYILAEKADHIFQLKNRSLVKL, encoded by the coding sequence ATGGGTGGTGGTGTAACACTAGAGCTAGCTTCTGTAAGTAAGAGCTTCAAAAAAAGTCCTGCTATTGTAGAAGATATCAATCTGAGTCTTACAAGAGGGCAAGTAGTTGCATTGATCGGCAGCTCAGGATCAGGAAAAACAACTATATTGCAAATTGCAGGCCTATTGGATAAGCCAACTTTAGGTGTAGTGACAATAGATGGAGTAAATTGTACGCAAGCCAGCAATAAATATAAAACTCATGTAAGAAGAAATTTTCTTAGCTTTGTTTATCAATTTCACTATTTATTACAAGAGTTATCAGTGTTGGAAAACGTTATGCTTCCTCAGCTTATTGCAAGAAGAAGCAAAGCTGAAGCAAAAAAAAAATCGCAAGCAATATTAGAAAAATTTGGTCTGGAAAATAAAGCAAGTAGTATGGTATCTGAAATTTCTGGTGGAGAAAGGCAGAGGGTTGCAATTGCAAGAAGCATTGTAAACTCTCCAAAGCTTTTACTTGCAGATGAGCCAACGGGAAATTTAGACCCAACAAATTCTTTGAATGTATTTTTGCTGTTACATTCATATGTAAAGGAAAATAACAGCTCTATGCTTATAGTAACACACAACTATATCCTTGCAGAAAAAGCAGATCACATTTTTCAGTTAAAAAACCGATCATTAGTAAAGCTGTAA